The following coding sequences are from one Panicum hallii strain FIL2 chromosome 5, PHallii_v3.1, whole genome shotgun sequence window:
- the LOC112893023 gene encoding probable protein ABIL5, whose translation MDAAEAGKAGSQQEQQQQPGAASTSGAGAAVPFGRSASRLGAPGAESFDGALRELKDLRAQLHEAADCCEKAFLKTEKKKKLILEGTKSYICDAVVAVIDHLGTVSSKLEHKLEEKTHVTQAEQKINFLKQRLLTCEQYAISLKLLTVRGDPYAIQYHRRYISQYIQTTKQANGASSSKNDQEVLKITGPTLSGAGLTLKPYDVQPSIGKEDTMASASFDDSPRNLRRSFSFRAEDVHIILGDDHKKKTNTGSNILSFLKKTRRHA comes from the exons ATGGACGCGGCGGAGGCCGGCAAGGCGGGGTCTcagcaggagcagcagcagcagccggggGCGGCGTCGAcgagcggcgccggcgcggcggtgCCGTTCGGAAGGTCGGCGTCGCGGCTCGGTGCGCCCGGCGCCGAGAGCTTCGACGGCGCGCTCAGA GAGCTCAAGGATCTGCGGGCACAGCTGCACGAGGCCGCGGACTGCTGCGAGAAGGCGTTCCTCAAGaccgagaagaagaagaagct GATTCTGGAGGGTACAAAGAGTTACATCTGCGATGCAGTTGTGGCTGTGATTGACCACTTGGGGACTGTTTCGTCCAAGCTTGAGCACAAGCTGGAGGAGAAGACTCACGTCACACAGGCAGAACAAAAGATCAACTTCCTGAAACAG AGACTTTTAACATGCGAACAGTATGCCATTTCCCTGAAGCTTTTGACTGTACGAGGAGACCCTTATGCCATTCAATATCATCGTCGCTACATCTCACAAT ATATTCAAACGACCAAACAGGCAAATGGTGCTAGCTCGAG TAAAAATGATCAGGAAGTCCTGAAAATTACTGGCCCAACACTATCTGGAGCCGGCCTCACTCTCAAGCCTTATGATGTTCAACCATCCATCG GGAAAGAAGATACCATGGCATCTGCAAGTTTTGATGACAGCCCAAGGAACCTAAGAAGGTCATTTTCTTTTAGAGCAGAG GATGTTCACATTATTCTAGGTGATGATCACAAGAAGAAGACCAATACTGGGAGTAACATCTTGTCATTTCTCAAGAAAACTAGGCGGCATGCATAA
- the LOC112894991 gene encoding homeobox-leucine zipper protein ROC9-like, whose product MRACREGAEETRRDLVLLPDMPFCWFAVRVQAGGFGRNEPAASGGEEVEFGDEGGGGIRLRPGEAAEISSENTAAGSQSGGAWSGGEEAAGHGDDGGDNKRRKSYHRHNAEQIKAMEAVFKESPHPDEKQRQQLSQELGLSTRQVKFWFQNRRTQIKATQERHENALLKSELEKLQEENRAMRELAKKSPRCPGCGAAAASTEEQQLRLENAMLRAEIERLLGTLGNPAADKLAAPASPSRSARAIQPIGSGSGSVADGCGGVVGLSGHDRTRILELAGRALCELTTMCSSGEPLWVRSVETGRDVLNYDEHVRLFQCGDDPAGDQRAGWSVEVSRETGVVYLDTTQLVNAFMDVNQWMELFPTMISKAVTLSVIRAGENDDKDGVVQLMFAEVQTLTPLVPTREVHFLRHCKKLTADKWAVVDVSLDDVEPDAQTSSTACKCLKKPSGCVIEEQTNGRCKVTWVEHATCRNAAVPSVYRPAAASGLAFGARRWVAALRLQCERMVFSMATNIPTRDSTGVATLAGRRSVLKLAHRMASSLCRVIGGSRDLAWSGVASNRGGGGAGHGVRVTSRRNVGDPGEPQGLIACAVLSAWLPVNPAALFDFLRDESRRHEWDVMLLPGRPVRSCVSVAKGKDRGNCVTAYVGFRSSLTERNQAIMSCQYVSHAAALRMSGRDITRGRSGRRVDPPGQQHQPLRVDRGVRGRRRRGPAAGDRRARLERRGRPAVRLRGDAGRAGVQARGVHVVPEGGGGQVSGRGRRGAGHRGVPGAGQPVAAGRGGDRGGPGGVRAGQHQESAAVRGSLIYPRRGTGIESNRTQRAKRNMPLPPVVACMHVGCNNLFGLVYST is encoded by the exons ATGCGTGCGTGCAGGGAAGGAGCTGAGGAAACACGCCGTGATCTTGTGTTGCTTCCTGACATGCCGTTTTGTTGGTTCGCTGTGCGTGTGCAGGCGGGTGGGTTTGGCCGGAATGAGCCGGCGGCGTCAGGTGGGGAGGAAGTGGAGTTCGGCgatgagggcggcggcgggatcaGACTGAGACCAGGCGAGGCGGCGGAGATCAGCAGCGAGAACACGGCGGCGGGAAGCCAGTCCGGCGGTGCGTGGTCCGGCGGGGAGGAAGCAGCGGGGCATGGAGACGATGGGGGCGATAACAAGAGGAGGAAGAGCTACCACAGGCACAACGCCGAGCAGATCAAGGCCATGGAAGC GGTATTCAAAGAGTCCCCGCATCCAGACGAgaagcagcggcagcagctcagCCAGGAGCTCGGCCTCTCCACACGCCAAGTCAAGTTCTGGTTCCAGAACCGGCGAACTCAGATCAAG GCAACCCAGGAGCGGCACGAGAACGCGCTGCTCAAGTCCGAGCTGGAGAAGCTCCAGGAGGAGAACCGCGCCATGCGAGAGCTCGCCAAGAAATCGCCACGCTGTCCAGgctgcggcgccgccgccgcgagcacGGAAGAGCAGCAGCTCCGGCTGGAGAACGCCATGCTCAGAGCCGAG ATTGAGAGGCTGCTCGGAACCCTGGGAAACCCCGCCGCTGACAAGctcgccgccccggcctcgccgtcgcGCTCGGCTCGCGCCATCCAGCCGATCGGCAGTGGGAGCGGGAGCGTAGCCGACGGCTGCGGTGGCGTCGTCGGCCTTTCGGGACACGACAGAACGAGGATCCTGGAGCTGGCCGGCCGCGCGCTGTGCGAGCTGACGACGATGTGCTCCTCCGGGGAGCCGCTCTGGGTGCGCAGCGTCGAGACCGGCCGCGACGTCCTGAACTACGACGAGCACGTGCGGCTGTTCCAGTGCGGCGATGATCCCGCCGGCGACCAGCGGGCCGGGTGGTCGGTTGAGGTGTCGAGGGAAACCGGGGTTGTTTACCTCGACACGACGCAGCTCGTGAATGCTTTCATGGACGTG AACCAATGGATGGAGCTGTTTCCTACCATGATCTCGAAGGCCGTGACGCTGTCTGTGATCCGTGCAGGCGAGAACGACGATAAAGACGGCGTCGTGCAATTG ATGTTCGCAGAGGTTCAGACGCTGACACCACTGGTACCAACAAGGGAGGTCCACTTCCTTCGCCACTGCAAGAAACTTACTGCGGACAAATGGGCCGTCGTCGATGTCTCCCTCGACGACGTTGAACCGGATGCACAGACGTCGTCGACGGCTTGCAAGTGCTTGAAGAAGCCCTCAGGGTGCGTCATAGAAGAGCAGACCAACGGCCGTTGCAAG GTGACCTGGGTGGAGCACGCCACATGCCGCAACGCCGCGGTCCCGTCAGTGTACCGGCcggcggccgcgagcggccTGGCGTTCGGCGCGAGGCGCTGGGTGGCGGCGCTCAGGCTCCAGTGCGAGCGGATGGTCTTCTCGATGGCGACCAACATTCCGACAAGGGACTCAACCG GTGTCGCCACACTGGCAGGCAGGCGGAGCGTCCTGAAGCTCGCGCACCGGATGGCATCGAGCCTGTGCCGCGTCATCGGCGGATCGCGGGACCTGGCATGGAGCGGAGTGGCGTCgaaccgcggcggcggcggcgctggccacGGCGTCCGCGTGACGTCGCGGAGGAACGTCGGCGACCCTGGCGAGCCGCAGGGGCTGATCGCCTGCGCCGTGCTGTCGGCGTGGCTGCCGGTGAACCCGGCGGCTCTCTTCGACTTCCTCAGGGACGAGTCGCGGCGGCACGAGTGGGACGTGATGCTGCTGCCCGGACGGCCCGTTCGGAGCTGCGTGAGCGTGGCGAAGGGGAAGGACCGCGGCAACTGCGTCACGGCATACGTAGGTTTCCGCTCGTCCCTGACGGAACGGAACCAGGCAATCATGTCATGTCAGTACGTCTCACATGCCGCTGCTCTCCGGATGTCAGGCCGCGACATCACCCGCGGGAGATCAGGACGGCGAGTGGATCCTCCAGGACAGCAGCACCAGCCCCTGCGAGTCGACCGTGGCGTACGCGGCCGTCGACGCCGCGGCCCTGCGGCCGGTGATCGACGGGCACGACTCGAGCGGCGTGGCCGTCCTGCCGTGCGGCTTCGCGGTGATGCCGGACGGGCTGGAGTCCAGGCCCGCGGTGTTCACGTCGTGccggaaggaggaggaggacaggTCAGCGGCAGAGGCCGGCGGGGCGCTGGTCACCGTGGCGTTCCAGGCGCTGGCCAGCCCGTCGCCGCCGGACGCGGCGGAGACCGTGGCGGGCCTGGCGGCGTGCGCGCTGGGCAACATCAAGAGAGCGCTGCGGTGCGGGGGTCGTTGATCTACCCGAGGCGTGGCACGGGAATCGAATCGAATCGAACGCAAAGAGCCAAAAGAAACATGCCTCTCCCTCCCGTcgttgcatgcatgcatgtgggGTGCAACAACCTTTTCGGGCTCGTATATTCGACGTGA